One window of the Chitinophaga niabensis genome contains the following:
- the glmS gene encoding glutamine--fructose-6-phosphate transaminase (isomerizing), producing the protein MCGIVAYIGHREAYPVVIKGLKRLEYRGYDSTGVALLNGGSLKVYKKKGKVAELEDYVTGKDLKSHIAIGHTRWATHGEPSDRNAHPQMSGDGKLAMVHNGIIENYAQLKQELLNKGHQFSSDTDTEVLIHFIQEIKKSNQCSTEEALRIALKRVVGAYVILIVDEDNPDTLIAARKGSPLVIGVGKGEHFLASDASPIIEYTKEVVYVNDYEIAILKADELILKNISNEIQTPYIQKLDMELAAIEKGGYDHFMLKEVFEQPQTIFDSLRGRLDAKAGQLTLGGLREHMDLLKDANRIIIVACGTSWHAGLVAEYMIEELCRIPVEVEYASEFRYRNPVVGKGDVIIAVSQSGETADTLVAMESAKEKGAIILGVCNVVGSSIARLSNGGVYTHAGPEIGVASTKAFTAQLAVLCLIGLKIAEAKGTITAQRFQHLLDELEGVPDKVAIALKLNDQTKAIANKYKDARDFLYLGRGYNFPIALEGALKLKEISYIHAEGYPAAEMKHGPIALVDENLPVVFVATKDRYYDKVVSNIQEIKARKGKVIAVITEGDQIISGMADDVIVVPEADELVAPIISVIPLQLLAYHIGVLKGLDVDKPRNLAKSVTVE; encoded by the coding sequence ATGTGTGGAATTGTTGCATACATAGGTCACCGGGAAGCGTATCCGGTAGTGATCAAAGGCCTGAAACGTCTTGAATACCGTGGATACGATAGTACAGGCGTTGCTTTATTGAACGGTGGAAGTTTGAAAGTATATAAGAAGAAAGGAAAAGTAGCCGAACTGGAAGATTATGTTACCGGTAAAGACCTCAAAAGCCATATTGCGATCGGCCACACCCGCTGGGCCACGCATGGAGAACCAAGTGACAGGAATGCACACCCCCAAATGTCCGGCGATGGCAAATTAGCCATGGTGCATAACGGGATCATAGAAAACTATGCGCAACTGAAACAGGAACTGCTGAACAAAGGGCATCAGTTTTCCAGTGATACAGATACGGAAGTACTGATCCACTTTATCCAGGAGATTAAAAAAAGCAATCAATGCAGCACAGAAGAAGCCCTCAGGATAGCCCTGAAAAGAGTAGTAGGCGCTTATGTGATCCTCATTGTGGATGAAGACAATCCGGATACCCTCATCGCGGCCCGGAAAGGCAGCCCGCTGGTGATAGGTGTTGGTAAAGGAGAACACTTCCTGGCATCAGATGCTTCCCCCATTATTGAATACACCAAGGAAGTGGTGTATGTGAACGACTATGAAATAGCGATCCTTAAAGCAGACGAACTCATCCTCAAAAATATTTCCAACGAGATCCAAACACCCTATATACAGAAGCTGGACATGGAACTGGCCGCCATTGAAAAAGGCGGTTATGACCACTTCATGCTGAAAGAAGTGTTTGAACAACCACAAACCATTTTCGACAGTTTACGCGGACGCCTGGATGCAAAAGCGGGCCAGCTTACACTGGGCGGGCTGCGCGAGCATATGGACCTGCTGAAGGATGCCAACCGCATTATTATTGTAGCCTGCGGCACCTCCTGGCATGCAGGGCTGGTGGCAGAATACATGATAGAAGAATTATGCCGCATACCGGTAGAGGTGGAATACGCTTCTGAATTCCGTTACCGTAACCCCGTTGTAGGAAAAGGTGATGTGATCATTGCCGTTTCACAATCCGGAGAAACAGCAGATACCCTCGTGGCCATGGAAAGCGCTAAAGAAAAAGGTGCTATCATCCTGGGCGTATGTAATGTAGTAGGTTCTTCTATTGCCCGCTTGTCCAACGGCGGCGTATATACGCACGCAGGGCCTGAAATAGGTGTGGCCAGTACAAAAGCATTCACAGCCCAACTCGCGGTATTATGCCTCATCGGTCTTAAGATAGCAGAAGCAAAAGGTACCATCACCGCTCAACGTTTCCAGCACCTGCTGGATGAACTGGAAGGTGTACCGGATAAAGTGGCCATTGCACTTAAACTGAACGATCAGACCAAAGCTATTGCCAATAAATATAAAGATGCACGCGACTTCCTTTACCTGGGCCGTGGATACAACTTCCCCATTGCACTGGAAGGTGCGCTCAAACTGAAGGAGATCTCTTATATCCATGCAGAAGGTTATCCTGCCGCTGAAATGAAACACGGGCCCATTGCACTGGTGGATGAGAACCTGCCTGTAGTATTTGTAGCTACCAAAGACCGTTACTACGATAAAGTAGTATCCAATATACAGGAGATCAAAGCACGTAAAGGAAAAGTGATTGCCGTTATCACGGAAGGTGATCAGATCATTTCCGGTATGGCAGATGATGTGATTGTTGTTCCGGAAGCAGATGAACTGGTAGCACCTATTATCTCCGTGATCCCCCTCCAATTACTGGCTTATCACATTGGTGTATTGAAAGGCCTGGATGTAGACAAACCAAGGAATCTGGCCAAGTCTGTAACCGTAGAATAG